DNA sequence from the Thermodesulfobacteriota bacterium genome:
TGGCCGACTGCCAGGATCTCCTCCTGGCCGTGGCCCAGACCCTGGGCCTGGGCCCCCGCCTCCCCTTCGCCGGCCGCCTCCTCGACCTCACCCCACCGTGGCCCCGGCTGACCGTCGAGCAGGCCTTCCGGCAGCTGGCCGGCATCGGCGCCGGCCGGGCGGCGACAGCCGGCACCTTCGACCGCCTGTTGTGCGACCGGGTGGAGCCCTGGCTGGGGCTTGACCAGCCTCTCTTCCTGCACGATTATCCCGCCGCCCTCGCCTCCCTGGCCCGCCTGCGGCCGGATTGCCCGGCGGTCGCCGAGCGCTTCGAGCTCTACGCCGCCGGCTGCGAGCTGGCCAACGGCTTTTCGGAGCTTGGTGACCCGGACGAGCAGCGCCGGCGCCTTCTGGCCGAGGCCGAGGCCTGGCGCCAGCAGGGGGTCGATCCCGGCCCTTTGCCAGAGCGCTTCCTCGCTGACCTGGCCGCCATGCCGCCGGCCGCCGGCATCGCCTTGGGCGTCGACCGC
Encoded proteins:
- the epmA gene encoding EF-P lysine aminoacylase EpmA, with protein sequence MSGLASPASPDRLWARAATLAAIRAFFTARGFLEVETPILLPTIIPERHLTPVAAGAGFLQASPEQCMKRLLARGYPRLFQIARAFRAGERGQRHLPELTLLEWYRAGAGYQDLMADCQDLLLAVAQTLGLGPRLPFAGRLLDLTPPWPRLTVEQAFRQLAGIGAGRAATAGTFDRLLCDRVEPWLGLDQPLFLHDYPAALASLARLRPDCPAVAERFELYAAGCELANGFSELGDPDEQRRRLLAEAEAWRQQGVDPGPLPERFLADLAAMPPAAGIALGVDRLVMLMTDAASIDQVVAFPPDAC